One Sediminicola sp. YIK13 DNA segment encodes these proteins:
- a CDS encoding arsenate reductase family protein gives MGEIATSERQITLYYSSKSTRAKQTLAYAKAEGLPIHEIDILKTPLTGTQIAEIADRLKLEIKDLVNQDHPIYKARFKEHHDFSEDDWIKMIRHNPDIMKQPIAIRGKLTILVETPTDIIKI, from the coding sequence ATGGGAGAAATAGCCACTTCAGAACGACAGATTACCCTGTACTACAGTTCCAAATCTACAAGGGCAAAACAGACTTTGGCATATGCTAAGGCTGAAGGGCTGCCAATACATGAAATAGATATTTTAAAAACACCCCTAACTGGAACGCAGATCGCAGAGATTGCGGACCGCTTAAAATTAGAAATTAAAGATTTGGTCAACCAGGACCACCCCATTTACAAGGCACGTTTTAAAGAACATCATGATTTTTCTGAAGACGATTGGATAAAAATGATTCGGCATAATCCGGATATCATGAAACAACCAATTGCCATCCGTGGAAAATTGACCATCTTGGTGGAAACCCCTACTGATATTATTAAAATTTAA
- a CDS encoding WG repeat-containing protein — MKTKISLLAILILIPLFTLAQALKEIDIIAPFSEGLAAIKKGEQWGFINTKGDLIIDFRNDLVWDGTAEPSTFGIMGVKYPSFNQGRCLVKKIEEGIPYYGFIDTSGKLVIDYQFLNVAQYDNGYLTGIIFEKVLKGENEFKLKIYEFKFHEVLMDSSGKIIEYLAKPTNIQMTSKRYKTPWLRTKLLNDNLIAVRNEDNSLEIRKLTM, encoded by the coding sequence ATGAAAACTAAAATATCATTGTTGGCAATATTAATTTTGATACCACTGTTCACCTTGGCCCAGGCCTTGAAGGAGATAGATATTATAGCCCCTTTTAGTGAGGGACTAGCAGCCATTAAAAAAGGGGAACAATGGGGATTTATCAACACCAAAGGAGATCTTATCATTGATTTTAGAAATGATCTTGTTTGGGATGGTACTGCAGAACCCTCCACATTTGGAATAATGGGTGTTAAATACCCAAGTTTTAATCAGGGTAGGTGTCTTGTAAAAAAAATAGAAGAAGGAATTCCATATTACGGCTTTATAGATACATCGGGGAAACTGGTGATTGACTATCAATTCTTGAATGTGGCACAATATGACAATGGTTACTTAACTGGAATTATTTTTGAAAAGGTATTAAAGGGTGAGAATGAGTTTAAACTAAAAATCTATGAATTCAAATTCCATGAAGTCTTAATGGATTCTTCTGGAAAAATCATCGAATATTTAGCCAAACCCACCAATATTCAAATGACCTCTAAAAGATATAAAACACCTTGGTTAAGGACCAAATTGTTGAATGATAATTTGATAGCTGTCCGAAATGAGGACAATAGTCTGGAAATAAGAAAATTAACCATGTAA
- a CDS encoding HPF/RaiA family ribosome-associated protein: MTIDVQYVKMPTSEATTEFVTKKLDKLGDRYNWVIAAKVYFKLENNPSGKGKICEIELSAPGPRLFAKSNEAHFEKAAVATINDLERQLKKTNEKRNKKF; this comes from the coding sequence ATGACCATTGATGTGCAGTACGTAAAAATGCCGACCAGCGAGGCAACAACAGAATTTGTAACCAAAAAATTAGACAAGTTGGGAGATCGATATAATTGGGTGATCGCTGCCAAGGTCTATTTTAAATTGGAAAACAACCCTTCAGGTAAAGGTAAAATTTGCGAAATTGAGTTGAGTGCCCCTGGTCCAAGATTATTTGCAAAATCGAATGAGGCGCATTTTGAAAAGGCGGCAGTTGCCACCATAAACGATTTAGAGCGACAATTAAAAAAGACGAATGAAAAGCGAAATAAAAAATTTTAA
- a CDS encoding universal stress protein, producing MKKILVPIDFSIFSEYALEVAARLTRTHKAELVVFHMLGISESVFVANEAAEKAEAKYYLSMAKERFATFLDKDYLTGIKITEIIQNYKVFSEINELAKEIEIDLIVMGSHGSKGLSEFFVGSNTEKVVRTSTVPVLVVKKRRPNFKIENVVFACDFKIENLYAFIHAVKLFTEYEAKINLVYVNRPNEYFITKTELDKRISYFMSKVRDQSLENIEVAYVTDYSIEHGIMEYCKKIQADLVAIPTHGRKGWAHFFVGSLGEKMANHAHLPVMTFRI from the coding sequence ATGAAAAAAATATTGGTGCCTATCGATTTTTCTATTTTTTCTGAATATGCCCTAGAGGTGGCCGCAAGACTAACTAGGACGCATAAAGCGGAATTAGTAGTTTTTCATATGTTAGGAATTTCAGAATCTGTTTTTGTGGCCAATGAGGCCGCTGAAAAGGCAGAGGCCAAGTATTACTTGTCAATGGCCAAGGAACGGTTTGCCACATTTCTGGATAAGGACTATTTAACGGGGATTAAAATAACAGAGATTATACAAAATTATAAGGTATTCAGCGAAATCAATGAGCTGGCCAAAGAAATTGAAATTGATCTGATTGTTATGGGATCACATGGATCCAAGGGCTTAAGTGAATTTTTTGTGGGATCCAATACTGAAAAAGTGGTGCGGACCTCCACAGTCCCCGTTCTTGTCGTTAAAAAAAGAAGGCCCAACTTTAAGATTGAAAATGTTGTTTTTGCCTGTGATTTCAAAATAGAAAATTTGTATGCCTTTATCCATGCCGTGAAGTTATTTACAGAATATGAGGCAAAAATTAATTTGGTATATGTCAATAGACCCAATGAATACTTTATCACCAAGACGGAGCTGGATAAGAGGATATCCTACTTTATGTCAAAGGTGAGGGACCAAAGTCTGGAAAACATAGAGGTCGCTTACGTAACGGATTATTCCATTGAACATGGAATTATGGAGTATTGTAAAAAAATCCAGGCAGATCTTGTGGCTATCCCAACCCACGGCAGAAAAGGCTGGGCGCACTTCTTTGTTGGCAGCCTGGGGGAAAAAATGGCAAATCATGCCCACCTACCGGTAATGACTTTTAGGATTTAA
- a CDS encoding LytR/AlgR family response regulator transcription factor: MQLKCIIIDDSTMQRLAVAKLIKSNPHLTLLAEYANAMEANKGIKELEIDLIFLDIEMPIINGFDLLESLKKKPQIILITGKIEYAFKAFEYGVTDYLQKPISSNRFNTSVERAITNYKLIHGDEEDKEFFFVKSNLKKRKVFIDDIEWIEALGDYIKLITKQGNIIVLSTMKAFENKLPDGKFLRIHKSYIVNLEKIERFNSKMVEVHGRELPISRHKRPRLEKVLKNF, encoded by the coding sequence ATGCAATTAAAATGTATCATTATTGACGATTCCACAATGCAACGATTGGCAGTGGCCAAGCTTATTAAAAGCAATCCTCACCTTACCCTTTTAGCTGAATACGCGAATGCAATGGAAGCCAACAAAGGGATTAAAGAACTAGAGATCGATCTAATTTTCTTAGATATCGAAATGCCTATCATCAATGGCTTTGATCTTTTGGAATCCTTAAAGAAAAAGCCTCAGATCATTCTTATCACAGGTAAAATAGAGTACGCTTTTAAAGCCTTTGAGTATGGCGTAACGGACTACTTGCAAAAACCGATCAGCAGTAATCGATTTAATACTTCAGTTGAAAGGGCTATAACCAATTATAAATTAATTCATGGAGATGAAGAGGACAAGGAATTCTTCTTTGTAAAAAGCAATCTCAAAAAGAGAAAGGTATTCATCGATGATATCGAATGGATAGAGGCCCTGGGAGATTATATAAAATTGATCACCAAGCAGGGTAATATAATTGTACTATCAACGATGAAGGCTTTTGAAAATAAGTTGCCCGATGGTAAATTTCTTCGCATACATAAGTCCTATATCGTCAACTTAGAAAAAATTGAACGTTTCAATAGCAAGATGGTAGAAGTTCACGGTAGGGAATTACCGATAAGCAGACATAAAAGACCACGCTTGGAGAAGGTATTAAAGAATTTTTAA
- a CDS encoding RtcB family protein: MKIGKQHLNKIEDYLWEIPKSFHKNMLVPARVLAHEPILDDIIGDRSLVQLVNVASLPGIQGASWVMPDVHEGYGFPIGGVAATSHPDGAISPGGIGYDINCGVRLLTSIIMVEEVKDKIEALSKEMYAQIPSGMGKGGFLHLTQKELEDVLSQGAKWAVDKGYGKTKDLAFIENNGRLPDADPSKVSERAKSRGLDQLGTIGSGNHFVEVDFVDEIYEPDVAEAFGLKKGQLVVLIHTGSRGLGHQIATDHIKIMMTAMDKYGIQVPDRELTCVPFSSLEGQNYYKAMCAAANYAWANRQVITWEARKAWANIFGKDHGQLELMYDVAHNMAKLETHKVDGKPHPLIVHRKGATRAFGPGFSELPESYNLLGQPVIIPGSMGTSSYILIGTSKSHDLTFGSCCHGAGRRLSRTASKKQVNAPQLKEQLKERGIYVQAGSFKGIAEEAPIAYKDVNLVVETVSDAGIAKKVAKLRPVAVVKG; encoded by the coding sequence ATGAAAATCGGCAAACAACATCTTAACAAAATTGAGGACTATCTGTGGGAAATCCCTAAATCGTTCCATAAAAATATGTTGGTCCCCGCAAGGGTATTGGCCCATGAACCCATTTTGGACGACATCATAGGGGACAGGTCATTGGTACAATTGGTCAATGTGGCAAGTTTGCCCGGTATTCAGGGAGCTTCTTGGGTAATGCCAGACGTTCATGAAGGTTATGGGTTCCCTATTGGGGGTGTTGCTGCTACTTCACATCCTGACGGTGCCATTTCTCCAGGGGGAATTGGATATGACATCAATTGTGGGGTTCGCTTACTAACCTCAATCATAATGGTAGAGGAGGTGAAGGACAAAATAGAAGCGTTATCCAAGGAAATGTACGCCCAAATTCCTTCGGGAATGGGTAAAGGAGGGTTTCTTCATCTTACCCAAAAAGAGTTGGAAGATGTGTTGTCCCAAGGGGCCAAATGGGCTGTTGACAAAGGCTATGGCAAAACAAAAGATCTCGCATTTATTGAGAACAACGGACGCTTACCGGACGCGGACCCCTCCAAAGTTTCTGAAAGGGCAAAAAGTAGGGGCCTGGACCAGCTTGGCACCATAGGCTCGGGTAACCATTTTGTGGAAGTGGATTTTGTGGATGAAATATATGAACCGGATGTCGCCGAAGCCTTTGGATTAAAAAAAGGACAATTGGTGGTGCTGATCCATACAGGCTCCAGGGGACTTGGACACCAAATAGCCACAGACCATATAAAGATCATGATGACCGCCATGGATAAATATGGCATACAGGTTCCCGATCGCGAGCTCACCTGTGTTCCTTTTAGTTCTCTTGAAGGTCAAAATTACTATAAGGCCATGTGTGCTGCGGCCAATTATGCATGGGCCAACAGGCAGGTAATTACTTGGGAGGCCAGAAAAGCATGGGCCAACATTTTCGGAAAGGACCATGGCCAACTTGAACTCATGTATGATGTGGCCCACAACATGGCCAAACTAGAAACGCACAAGGTAGATGGCAAACCACATCCTTTGATTGTACATAGAAAAGGAGCGACCAGGGCTTTTGGACCAGGGTTCAGCGAGCTACCGGAATCCTATAACCTTTTAGGCCAACCAGTCATTATTCCGGGCAGTATGGGCACAAGTTCCTATATCCTGATAGGCACCTCCAAGAGCCACGACCTTACGTTTGGTTCCTGTTGTCACGGTGCCGGGCGACGCTTGTCCAGAACCGCCTCAAAAAAACAAGTAAATGCACCACAATTGAAGGAACAATTAAAAGAAAGGGGTATCTACGTGCAGGCCGGTTCGTTCAAAGGAATTGCCGAGGAGGCGCCAATAGCATACAAGGACGTCAATCTAGTAGTGGAAACCGTATCTGATGCCGGAATTGCAAAAAAGGTGGCCAAGTTAAGGCCTGTGGCTGTGGTGAAAGGGTAA
- a CDS encoding archease: MKYEFHPHTADIRMKVEAHTIKEVFEAALLGMSEIMKEGFCNRPSKGPLKVDLRITSKDRTCLLIDFLSEALSVSYDEKAVFCQLEIKKMKSNLLEASIYGAAIDKLDEEIKAVTYHEANLIKNQQNKWETFIIFDI, encoded by the coding sequence GTGAAATACGAATTTCATCCGCATACCGCGGATATTAGAATGAAGGTGGAGGCCCACACAATTAAGGAAGTATTCGAAGCTGCCCTACTTGGAATGAGTGAAATAATGAAGGAAGGATTTTGTAACCGCCCTTCTAAAGGACCTTTAAAAGTGGATTTAAGAATTACATCCAAAGATCGCACCTGCTTATTAATTGATTTCCTATCTGAGGCATTGTCTGTTTCCTATGACGAAAAAGCGGTTTTCTGTCAGTTAGAGATAAAAAAAATGAAAAGCAACCTTTTAGAAGCCTCTATCTATGGTGCTGCCATTGATAAATTGGACGAGGAAATAAAAGCAGTTACCTATCACGAGGCGAATCTTATTAAGAACCAACAAAATAAATGGGAGACCTTCATAATATTTGACATATGA
- a CDS encoding class I SAM-dependent methyltransferase codes for MKNVTVFDNNVEAYDNWYSLYEKAYLSELEAIKEQMAKLPENIRGIEVGVGTGRFAQPLGIKEGIEPSLEMAKKAIKKGIEIIPGVAEKLPYGDLQFDFVLFVTICHLENFKNAVAECYRVLKPKGSIIIGFLDKEQGIAQQYELKRQRSTFFKHAKYYTVDQVKKILKDKRFKNLEYNQTLFGDLESITTIQMPKQGYGEGSFVVIKADKK; via the coding sequence ATGAAAAATGTTACAGTATTTGACAATAACGTGGAAGCATACGACAATTGGTATTCCTTATATGAAAAGGCATACTTGTCCGAATTGGAAGCTATAAAGGAACAAATGGCCAAGTTGCCCGAAAACATACGCGGAATAGAAGTTGGTGTCGGAACCGGGAGATTTGCCCAACCCTTAGGCATAAAAGAAGGGATAGAACCCTCCTTGGAAATGGCAAAAAAAGCCATTAAAAAAGGTATTGAGATCATTCCCGGGGTAGCGGAAAAGTTACCCTATGGGGACTTGCAATTCGATTTTGTCCTTTTTGTCACAATATGTCATTTAGAAAACTTTAAAAATGCCGTGGCGGAGTGCTACAGGGTATTAAAACCAAAAGGGTCTATTATTATAGGTTTCCTGGACAAGGAACAAGGCATAGCCCAACAATATGAACTAAAAAGGCAGCGCAGTACCTTTTTTAAACATGCCAAGTATTACACAGTGGATCAGGTTAAAAAAATTTTAAAAGACAAGCGTTTCAAGAATTTGGAATACAACCAAACCCTTTTTGGAGACCTGGAATCAATTACAACCATACAGATGCCCAAACAAGGATATGGGGAAGGTTCCTTCGTGGTCATTAAGGCCGATAAAAAGTGA
- a CDS encoding baeRF7 domain-containing protein yields the protein MRTQINHPLLYTEFENLSDKRALHSVSIYLPMDKKGKEQNEHLAQARLKSTIKQVHKTLETYALSTQEIKEYLLPLESLLTNLEIWRNPSDGLAIFLNKEGLHYYTFPIAFDTKIHVANHFYLSPLLPLYSDQGLYYLLELSQDYVKLYEASKYGLKDLYIDDFAPEQLEKAVGFDFRPKFVQFRSGQAPHGAGIFHGHGDGKDDEKKELITFFRALDKGVNKVINGKNSPLLLACVDSLFPLYKEANSYNNLYEKHIPGDSQYTDKKELHQASWALIADYFETKRKSKLKQFNDLYNTTKTSYVTEEIIPAAVNGKIDTLFLAKDMDIYGTYNKDSEHVNINSTKEPQNVSLSHMAALKTLRQKGNVFLMAPDEMPIKGAPFNALFRY from the coding sequence ATGCGTACACAAATCAATCATCCTCTTCTGTATACAGAATTTGAAAACTTATCGGACAAACGTGCTTTACACTCCGTATCGATCTATTTGCCCATGGATAAAAAAGGAAAGGAACAAAATGAGCATCTAGCCCAAGCCAGATTAAAAAGTACCATTAAGCAAGTTCATAAAACACTTGAAACCTACGCTTTAAGCACTCAAGAAATTAAAGAGTACCTACTTCCTTTGGAAAGCCTTTTAACAAATTTGGAAATCTGGAGAAATCCATCAGATGGTTTGGCCATATTTCTGAATAAAGAAGGACTTCACTATTACACTTTTCCTATTGCGTTTGACACAAAGATCCATGTGGCGAACCATTTTTATCTCAGTCCCTTATTGCCGTTATACTCTGACCAAGGGCTCTACTATTTGTTGGAATTAAGTCAGGATTACGTCAAACTATATGAAGCTTCCAAATACGGCCTAAAAGATCTTTACATCGATGATTTTGCACCTGAACAGTTGGAAAAGGCAGTTGGCTTTGATTTTAGGCCAAAATTTGTGCAGTTTAGGAGTGGGCAGGCACCACATGGGGCAGGCATCTTTCATGGACATGGTGATGGTAAGGACGATGAAAAGAAGGAACTCATTACATTTTTTAGGGCATTGGATAAGGGGGTCAACAAGGTGATCAATGGCAAAAACAGCCCATTACTACTTGCTTGCGTAGATTCCTTGTTCCCATTGTACAAAGAGGCCAATTCCTACAATAACCTTTATGAGAAACATATTCCAGGGGATTCCCAATACACGGACAAAAAAGAATTGCACCAAGCTTCATGGGCGTTGATTGCGGACTATTTTGAGACCAAAAGAAAATCCAAGCTAAAACAATTCAATGACCTTTACAATACCACTAAAACATCCTATGTTACTGAGGAAATCATCCCAGCCGCTGTAAACGGCAAAATTGACACCCTTTTCTTAGCAAAGGATATGGACATTTACGGTACGTACAACAAGGACAGTGAACACGTGAATATCAACAGTACAAAAGAGCCTCAGAATGTCTCCTTATCCCATATGGCCGCATTGAAGACACTGAGACAGAAAGGAAACGTGTTTTTAATGGCCCCAGATGAAATGCCGATTAAGGGTGCCCCATTCAATGCATTGTTCAGGTATTGA
- a CDS encoding universal stress protein — protein MKIILIPTDFSSNAMNAINYAVKFFKYQRCEMYFMHAYADEVYSESSDMDTADFGVFKDEVEKKVDGALNKLLGELKILSPNPRHQYKTLSVFGSLIDSANDFVDDKNIDIVVMGTKGETDDQKLTFGSHTLQVLKYVQCPVLAIPANFEYVKPKKILFPTDYMVPYKRRELKLLCDLACSYRSEIHFLYLSNFEKLARRQEDNKMFLEGSLQDLTLMFEIVDSEDRTDTIKKYIEINDIQLLVMVNSRHSFLESMLHQSTIDQLGLAIKVPFLVMQNLVR, from the coding sequence ATGAAAATAATATTGATACCCACCGACTTTTCGTCTAATGCCATGAACGCCATCAATTATGCCGTAAAATTCTTCAAGTATCAACGCTGTGAAATGTATTTTATGCATGCCTATGCAGATGAGGTTTATAGTGAATCCAGTGATATGGACACCGCTGATTTTGGTGTTTTTAAAGATGAAGTTGAGAAAAAGGTGGATGGGGCCTTAAATAAATTACTGGGAGAGTTAAAGATCCTTTCACCAAATCCAAGACACCAGTACAAAACCTTGTCCGTATTTGGATCCCTTATAGATTCTGCCAATGATTTTGTCGACGATAAGAATATTGACATTGTGGTTATGGGTACCAAAGGGGAAACCGATGATCAGAAACTCACTTTTGGATCACACACCTTACAAGTATTAAAATATGTGCAATGTCCGGTATTGGCCATTCCCGCAAATTTTGAATACGTAAAGCCTAAAAAAATACTCTTTCCAACCGATTATATGGTTCCCTACAAAAGGCGGGAATTAAAACTCTTGTGTGACTTAGCTTGTTCCTACAGATCGGAGATTCATTTTTTATACCTATCTAATTTCGAAAAACTCGCACGTAGGCAGGAGGACAATAAAATGTTTTTGGAAGGATCCCTGCAAGATCTGACCCTCATGTTTGAAATTGTGGATAGTGAAGACCGAACAGATACTATAAAGAAGTATATAGAAATAAATGATATACAATTATTGGTCATGGTAAATTCTCGACATTCTTTTTTGGAAAGCATGTTGCACCAATCTACCATTGATCAACTGGGATTGGCCATTAAAGTACCGTTTCTGGTCATGCAGAATTTGGTAAGATAA
- a CDS encoding universal stress protein has translation MKRILLPTDFSKNAWNAISYALSFFKNEQCKFYILHTYTPSFYRVDYMLGGPSFSAIPDAGVEASIKGLEKTLKDIKKQHLNPKHSFETLSAFNILTDEISEAVASKDIDLIIMGTQGATGAKDLFIGTNTIHVLRKVKIPVLAVPAACTYKEIQKFVFATDYWTEYKKEELDPLTRLVKLHKAKLIVLHVLEEMGIWEKQEENKKNLIKYLGDTPHTFDQIKSTHVADAIQEYVKSNQLDLLAMQNRKHFFWERLLTRQNVEAIGFHIKVPFLVLRDTGKSIKQ, from the coding sequence ATGAAACGTATCCTATTGCCTACAGACTTCTCAAAGAATGCATGGAATGCCATTTCCTATGCCTTATCCTTTTTTAAAAATGAGCAATGCAAATTTTACATATTACATACATACACCCCTTCTTTTTACAGGGTAGATTATATGTTGGGAGGGCCATCATTCAGTGCCATACCTGATGCAGGTGTGGAGGCCTCAATAAAAGGTCTGGAAAAAACACTTAAGGACATAAAAAAACAACACCTCAATCCCAAACACAGCTTTGAGACCTTATCGGCCTTTAATATTTTAACGGATGAGATCAGTGAGGCAGTGGCAAGCAAGGACATAGATTTGATTATAATGGGCACCCAGGGTGCCACAGGGGCCAAGGATTTATTTATTGGAACAAATACCATACACGTATTGCGGAAGGTAAAAATACCCGTATTGGCCGTGCCAGCTGCTTGTACATATAAGGAGATTCAAAAATTTGTTTTTGCCACAGATTATTGGACCGAGTATAAGAAAGAGGAATTGGACCCACTAACGCGGCTCGTTAAATTGCACAAGGCCAAACTTATAGTTTTACATGTATTGGAGGAAATGGGAATCTGGGAAAAACAAGAAGAGAACAAAAAAAATCTAATAAAATATTTAGGGGACACCCCACATACTTTTGATCAAATTAAAAGCACGCATGTGGCGGATGCCATCCAGGAATATGTAAAAAGCAATCAATTGGATCTTTTGGCCATGCAAAATAGAAAGCACTTTTTTTGGGAGCGTCTATTAACACGTCAAAATGTGGAGGCCATTGGGTTTCATATTAAGGTGCCGTTTCTGGTACTTAGAGATACCGGCAAGTCAATTAAACAATAG
- a CDS encoding universal stress protein, translating to MKNILIPTDFSDNAWNAIFFVLKLYRDVECSFYILHVYEVSASQIKGARDSRKAGKLYETLALESENGLSGVMEYLKKNHKNPNHIFYSISKSDHLVGAIEELLFERPFKLIVMGTKGATGAKEIFMGSNTVRVIKSIRNCAILAVPEEFNFQQLDQVVFPTDFTKFYYRFELLPLVELGTIWNTTINVFHVAQQVVLTKEQKSNQIILKERLKELKVEFHERNIQTTVSDTIVQFSLEIKADMIVLIHYQHNFLEKMTQEPVVKKVGFHSKVPLLVLPELS from the coding sequence ATGAAAAATATTTTAATCCCCACCGACTTTTCAGATAACGCATGGAATGCTATTTTCTTTGTCCTGAAGCTTTATAGGGATGTTGAATGTTCCTTTTATATTCTTCATGTTTATGAAGTAAGTGCCTCCCAAATAAAGGGCGCCAGAGATTCCCGGAAGGCAGGTAAATTATATGAAACCTTGGCACTGGAATCGGAAAACGGACTTTCTGGCGTCATGGAATATCTAAAAAAAAACCATAAAAACCCTAATCATATTTTTTACTCCATATCTAAGTCCGACCATCTTGTGGGAGCCATTGAGGAACTTCTTTTTGAAAGGCCTTTTAAACTGATAGTCATGGGGACCAAAGGTGCAACGGGAGCCAAGGAAATATTTATGGGAAGTAATACGGTACGCGTTATAAAATCGATAAGAAACTGTGCCATTTTAGCCGTACCAGAAGAATTTAACTTCCAGCAATTGGACCAAGTGGTTTTCCCAACGGATTTTACTAAATTCTATTATAGATTCGAGTTATTGCCCTTAGTGGAATTGGGAACTATATGGAATACAACCATAAATGTTTTTCATGTAGCACAACAAGTGGTACTTACCAAAGAACAAAAATCTAATCAGATAATTTTAAAGGAGCGACTAAAAGAACTCAAAGTAGAATTCCATGAAAGAAACATACAAACTACCGTTTCGGATACTATCGTGCAGTTTTCTTTGGAAATAAAAGCGGACATGATAGTATTGATTCATTACCAACATAATTTTTTGGAAAAAATGACGCAGGAACCGGTGGTAAAAAAAGTAGGGTTTCATTCCAAAGTACCCTTATTGGTCTTGCCAGAGCTGTCATAA
- a CDS encoding universal stress protein encodes MKKILLPTDFSINALNAINYAIYLFENEECDFFILHTVQIGPSGYSSSFNKGRDTRLQKITMEEAERNATSLKASLEAKKKNPKHTIETIINTDSLLNAIGKNVINKDID; translated from the coding sequence ATGAAAAAGATATTGTTGCCCACTGACTTTTCAATAAATGCACTGAATGCCATAAATTATGCTATCTATTTATTTGAAAATGAGGAATGTGATTTTTTTATTCTTCATACTGTCCAAATAGGACCATCTGGATATAGCAGCTCGTTCAATAAAGGGCGGGATACCAGATTGCAGAAAATAACTATGGAAGAAGCGGAGCGTAACGCAACATCTTTAAAGGCTTCCTTGGAGGCTAAAAAGAAGAATCCCAAACATACTATTGAAACAATAATCAATACAGATAGCTTATTGAATGCAATAGGTAAAAATGTTATCAATAAGGACATCGACTAA
- a CDS encoding universal stress protein has product MGTKGASGVKSIFMGSNTVSVIKNIDFCPLIAVPEEYTFSVPTEILFSTDFRHEYSEIELEPLITLAKLWNSKILVVHFGLTDALDEPQQKAKEILKNRLVDLSHSMAQGYADISVADAINEYIAKHRAIGMVAMMNRKHGFFEKLTREPIIKRVAFRSEIPLFIYPKLE; this is encoded by the coding sequence ATGGGAACCAAAGGTGCTTCAGGGGTAAAATCTATATTTATGGGGAGCAATACGGTTAGTGTTATTAAAAACATAGATTTCTGTCCATTAATTGCTGTACCAGAGGAGTATACCTTCAGTGTCCCCACGGAAATATTATTTTCGACAGATTTTAGGCATGAGTATAGTGAAATTGAATTGGAGCCATTAATTACCCTTGCCAAATTATGGAACTCTAAAATTTTGGTAGTCCATTTTGGACTTACAGATGCTTTGGATGAGCCACAACAAAAGGCCAAGGAAATATTGAAGAATCGACTTGTAGATTTATCACACAGTATGGCCCAAGGCTATGCCGACATTTCTGTTGCGGATGCCATAAATGAATATATAGCAAAACACAGGGCAATCGGGATGGTTGCCATGATGAATAGGAAGCATGGTTTTTTTGAAAAGTTAACTCGTGAGCCTATTATTAAAAGAGTAGCTTTTAGGTCGGAGATACCGCTGTTTATTTATCCAAAATTAGAATGA